One segment of Triticum aestivum cultivar Chinese Spring chromosome 2A, IWGSC CS RefSeq v2.1, whole genome shotgun sequence DNA contains the following:
- the LOC123038265 gene encoding WAT1-related protein At5g64700-like, whose amino-acid sequence MQLVAAQVAAAAAQDSRPGGWVANDLGIYVESLQLKSFHGIAKVCGKVLCAAGVTLLALYQGSVLNSIVHHPLFHHASQVDTHPTRSWILGVLLQSLATIMFALWTVFQGPLLEEYPSMLLNTSLQIVFATVQSFFMALVMERDFSRWKLRLDVHLVAIIYCDVFVSALVNYLQIWVIDRRGPVFLAMSVPLNLVMTIILSLLIGEAVTLGSVISGAVMVGGLYNVLWGKRIEQLAVGQQGGSRENGSCFDSEEQESGAPVPATRDSIKPVPVSKERTDTSS is encoded by the exons ATGCAGCTGGtggcggcgcaggtggcggcggcggcggcgcaggacagcCGACCGGGCGGATGGGTTGccaatgatttggggattta TGTGGAATCTTTGCAATTAAAGAGCTTCCATGGGATTGCGAAAGTTTGTGGTAAAGTGCTTTGTGCAGCTGGTGTTACTTTACTAGCATTATACCAAGGATCGGTGCTCAACTCAATCGTCCATCACCCTCTTTTTCATCACGCAAGTCAAGTTGATACTCATCCCACAAGGAGCTGGATATTGGGAGTTCTTTTGCAGTCTCTTGCGACTATAATGTTTGCTCTTTGGACAGTGTTTCAG GGCCCTTTGCTGGAGGAGTATCCATCCATGCTGCTTAACACGAGCCTTCAGATTGTTTTTGCGACTGTTCAGTCTTTTTTTATGGCTCTAGTGATGGAGAGAGACTTTTCAAGATGGAAGCTGAGATTGGATGTACATCTTGTCGCGATCATCTATTGT GACGTATTTGTTTCCGCATTAGTAAATTACCTGCAAATCTGGGTAATTGACAGGCGTGGCCCAGTATTCCTGGCCATGTCAGTACCCCTAAATTTGGTTATGACGATCATTCTGTCACTTCTCATAGGAGAAGCAGTCACCCTTGGAAG TGTAATAAGTGGAGCGGTGATGGTTGGTGGTCTGTACAATGTTCTCTGGGGGAAGAGAATAGAGCAACTGGCTGTGGGCCAGCAAGGAGGTAGTAGAGAAAATGGATCATGCTTTGATTCTGAGGAGCAAGAAAGCGGTGCGCCAGTTCCAGCAACGCGGGATTCAATCAAGCCAGTGCCAGTTTCGAAAGAGAGAACTGATACATCAAGCTGA
- the LOC123186621 gene encoding WAT1-related protein At5g64700, protein MGNRAPYAVSFLLRFIYAVMQILTKVAFNQGTSTYVLVFYRHLIGTMFLLPIAFAIERKTAPRLSYKVCLKLFVHALYGMSASLNISCVGLNYASATSASAVLNLLPVLTFFLALLLGMESLQLKSFHGIVKVSGIVICAAGVTVLALYQGPELKSIVHHPIFRHPSRVDTHPSRSWILGILLQSLATVMFALWTVFQGPLLEEYPSMLLNTSLQIVFATVQSFFMALVMERDFSRWKLGLDVGLVAIIYCGLFVTALANYLQIWVIGRCGPVFLAMTVPLILVITIILSLLIGEAVTLGSVISGALMVAGLYNVLWGKRIEQVALCKQGGSGENGSCLDLEEQESGAPVPATRDSIKPVPGSIERADTSS, encoded by the exons ATGGGCAACAGAGCACCTTATGCTGTTTCATTTCTCTTAAGGTTTATCTATGCGGTTATGCAGATACTTACCAAGGTTGCTTTTAACCAAGGTACAAGTACATACGTTCTTGTTTTCTACAGGCATTTAATAGGTACCATGTTCTTACTGCCTATTGCTTTTGCAATTGAAAG GAAAACGGCCCCACGACTCTCATACAAAGTCTGTCTGAAACTATTTGTGCATGCATTATATGG GATGTCTGCTTCTCTTAACATATCATGTGTTGGTCTCAATTATGCTTCAGCAACTTCTGCTTCTGCAGTACTAAATCTCCTGCCAGTGTTAACTTTCTTTTTGGCTCTTCTGTTGGG AATGGAGTCTTTGCAATTAAAGAGCTTCCATGGGATTGTGAAAGTTTCTGGTATAGTGATTTGTGCGGCTGGTGTTACTGTACTAGCGTTATACCAAGGACCGGAGCTCAAATCTATCGTCCATCACCCTATTTTTCGTCACCCAAGTCgagttgatacacatccctcaagGAGCTGGATATTGGGAATTCTCCTGCAGTCTCTTGCGACTGTAATGTTTGCGCTTTGGACAGTGTTTCAG GGCCCTTTGTTGGAGGAGTATCCGTCCATGCTGCTTAACACGAGCCTTCAGATTGTCTTTGCGACTGTTCAATCATTTTTTATGGCTCTAGTGATGGAGAGGGACTTTTCAAGATGGAAGTTGGGACTGGATGTAGGTCTTGTGGCGATCATCTATTGT GGTTTATTTGTTACCGCATTGGCAAACTACCTCCAAATCTGGGTGATTGGCAGGTGCGGCCCAGTATTCCTGGCCATGACGGTACCCCTAATTTTGGTTATCACAATCATTCTGTCACTTCTCATAGGAGAAGCAGTCACCCTTGGAAG TGTAATAAGTGGGGCGCTCATGGTTGCTGGCCTGTACAATGTTCTCTGGGGGAAGAGAATAGAGCAAGTAGCTCTCTGCAAGCAAGGAGGTAGCGGAGAAAATGGATCATGCTTAGATTTGGAGGAACAAGAAAGCGGTGCGCCAGTTCCAGCAACGCGGGATTCAATCAAGCCAGTCCCAGGTTCGATAGAGAGAGCTGATACATCAAGCTGA